The following are encoded together in the Primulina tabacum isolate GXHZ01 chromosome 18, ASM2559414v2, whole genome shotgun sequence genome:
- the LOC142533019 gene encoding 3-phosphoinositide-dependent protein kinase 2-like, with product MLAMNKMEKEFDAKMRIQNSSSSSNNNNNPQRSKSFTFRAPQENFSIQDFELGKIYGVGSYSKVVRAKKKDTGNVYAMKIMDKKFITKENKTAYVKLERIVLDQLDHPGVVRLFFTFQDTFSLYMALESCEGGELFDQILRKGRLSEEEARFYAAEVVDALEYIHSMGLIHRDIKPENLLLTEDGHIKIADFGSVKPMQDSRITVLPNAASDDKACTFVGTAAYVPPEVLNSSPATFGNDLWALGCTLYQMLSGTSPFKDASEWLIFQRIIARDIKFPNYISAEARDLIDQLLDIDPSKRPGAGPSGYASLKKHPFFKGIDWNNLRTGIPPKLALEPRGQTTGGEDQDSSWNPSHVGDSSAKINDVNIGTTSVSEAGSINRLASIDSFDSKWQQFLEPGESVLMISMVKKLQKLTNKKVQLILTNKPKLIYVDPTKLVVKGNIIWSDNPNDLSIQITSPSNFKICTPKKVITFEDAKQRALQWKKAIEALQNR from the exons ATGTTGGCAATGAATAAAATGGAGAAGGAATTCGATGCGAAGATGAGGATTCAGAATAGCAGTTCATCTtctaacaacaacaacaatccTCAGAGATCTAAGAGCTTTACCTTTAGAGCACCGCAGGAGAATTTCAGCATCCAAGATTTTGAATTGGGCAAGATTTATGGTGTTGGTTCTTATTCCAAG GTTGTCAGAGCGAAGAAGAAAGACACAGGAAATGTTTATGCGATGAAAATCATGGACAAAAAGTTCATTacgaaagaaaataaaacagcTTATGTAAAATTGGAGCGCATAGTATTAGATCAGTTAGATCATCCTGGTGTAGTGCGATTGTTTTTTACATTTCAAGACACTTTCTCTCTCT ATATGGCGCTCGAATCATGTGAAGGTGGAGAGCTTTTTGATCAGATATTGAGG AAAGGCCGTTTGTCCGAGGAGGAGGCTCGTTTCTATGCAGCTGAAGTTGTTGATGCTCTTGAATACATACATAGTATGGGATTGATACATCGAGATATTAAG CCGGAGAACCTGCTACTCACTGAAGATGGACATATAAAGATTGCTGATTTTGGTAGTGTAAAGCCGATGCAAGATAGCCGGATCACAGTCCTTCCAAATGCTGCATCAG ATGATAAGGCCTGTACATTCGTGGGAACAGCTGCTTATGTACCTCCAGAAGTTTTGAACTCCTCTCCAGCTACTTTTGG GAATGACCTTTGGGCACTTGGATGTACGCTGTACCAAATGCTTTCCGGAACTTCTCCTTTTAAAGATGCTAGTGAATGGCTCATTTTCCAAAGAATTATTGCTAGagatataaaatttccaaattataTTTCAGCAGAAGCGCGAGATCTCATCGATCAGTTGTTG GACATAGATCCCAGTAAGCGGCCTGGTGCAGGACCCAGTGGTTATGCTTCACTGAAAAAGCATCCTTTTTTCAAAGGGATCGATTGGAATAATTTGAGGACAGGAATTCCTCCTAAACTTGCTTTGGAGCCGAGG GGTCAAACTACTGGAGGTGAAGACCAAGATTCTTCATGGAATCCATCACATGTTGGAGATAGTTCAGCCAAAATAAATGATGTTAACATTGGCACCACGTCAGTTTCTGAAGCTGGTAGCATAAATAGGCTTGCTTCGATTGATTCATTTGATTCGAAATG GCAGCAATTCTTGGAGCCGGGAGAATCTGTTCTTATGATCTCCATGGTCAAGAAATTGCAGAAACTGACAAACAAGAAAGTCCAGCTTATTCTCACGAATAAGCCGAAGTTAATTTATGTAGACCCTACAAAATTGGTGGTTAAAGGAAATATAATATGGTCCGACAATCCCAATGATCTTAGCATTCAGATTACAAGCCCTTCTAATTTCAAGATATGCACT CCGAAAAAAGTTATTACATTCGAGGATGCAAAACAAAGAGCCTTACAGTGGAAAAAGGCAATCGAGGCCCTTCAGAATCGATGA
- the LOC142533791 gene encoding uncharacterized protein LOC142533791: MLPPRDPGRPTTPPEPPPHGDLTVQVSVQMESDFPSNKPIEILSSPMISSPPAYTSSPGAGCVSSEASLSALSIAPHARPSFLPHRPQSAVESPSSLFMPTLSGFLPIPAVSGHLFSSEATIWNPPSQTNISPHVLAPMTFSGDGNFRSTFPIHCSLAASSSLSNYSAVEVLIFNSSSAYTPHVMGKIVASSISPNSPAIVNAQIPISSPFPATVFPDFAPPPPGSAGMGTGFMFSAASPIHGGTPAGNLPVNSGESHIRVTEVNSAANPNVPAASSGSGLGDDDWMC; this comes from the exons ATGCTCCCGCCGCGGGATCCCGGCCGGCCAACCACCCCACCTGAACCGCCTCCTCACGGCGACCTTACTGTCCAAGTTTCAGTCCAAATGGAGTCCGATTTCCCGTCAAACAAGCCAATAGAAATTCTGTCGTCTCCGATGATTTCTTCGCCGCCGGCGTACACGTCCTCTCCCGGTGCCGGATGTGTTTCATCTGAAGCGTCTTTGAGTGCCCTTTCTATTGCACCCCATGCGCGACCGTCTTTCCTCCCTCATCGGCCGCAATCAGCTGTTGAATCTCCGTCTTCACTGTTCATGCCGACTTTGTCTGGTTTTTTGCCGATTCCGGCCGTCTCCGGCCACCTTTTTTCAAGTGAAGCCACGATCTGGAATCCCCCCTCCCAGACGAACATTTCGCCTCATGTTCTAGCCCCAATGACGTTCTCAGGCGACggtaatttcagatctacgtttCCGATCCACTGTTCACTCGCTGCGAGTTCGTCTTTGTCCAATTACTCCGCCGTGGAAGTACTGATTTTCAATTCCTCTTCAGCGTACACTCCCCATGTTATGGGTAAGATTGTGGCATCTTCAATTTCTCCAAATTCGCCGGCGATTGTAAACGCCCAAATTCCGATTTCTTCACCTTTTCCGGCGACTGTTTTTCCCGATTTCGCCCCTCCTCCGCCCGGTTCTGCTGGAATGGGTACCGGTTTCATGTTCTCCGCTGCTTCGCCGATCCATGGTGGTACTCCGGCAGGTAACTTGCCAGTCAACTCGGGCGAGTCACACATTCGAGTCACTGAAGTCAACTCAGCAGCCAATCCCAATGTTCCTGCGGCCAGTTCAG GATCAGGACTCGGGGATGATGATTGGATGTGCTGA